CGCTTTCTTTGCCTTCGGTAAAAACATTTTCTCGTACAAGAGAATCAAAACAGTATTTGCAAAAAGGTGTCCAGCAAGGTGAGCCGAATTCCAGGATATCTCCTATCAGTGCATGGCCAGATTGTCGAAGGCTCAAGGGAAGATTCTCGTAGGCATCCGGTCCTCTAGTTTTGATGTTAGAAATTATCTCTCGTGCAGTAATTGAATCTTCaagtttattctgaaataataaattcgaaaaataagtGTTAGATTATGGGAAgcttttgttaaatgaaaaatcaacgaatgaaaaaatgtaatgtatctTACCTTCCATTCTCGAATGTTGACATCAGCTTCGTCGTAGATATTGTTTATTACTAAATATGGCCAAAGAGCAGGCATGtatattcttttaactaaaatctcGCAAAACTGATCGATACGAACTTTGTGATGtctatccatttttttttgtattgtataAATGCCTCGCCTACTTAAAAAGAAATGaacaattaaatgaaatttagttcGACTTATACCATAGTTTTTTATAGCACATAAAATTCTCCCCTCTATTCATAATCGTCATCGTCTTCTCCTTCTTCGCTTCAGTCTAGACGTTTCGTGTAGCGtataattttttcctattttatacGCAGGTGTATGGGAACGTTTCGAAAAGgattattcaataaacaaaatacttaacttttcTTTCGTTTGTTTATTTCCTCGATATATGCAGAATACTTTTTTCACATGCGAGTCTAGATCCGTTTCCATAAAGTTCATGTTGAGCGTATTTATTACGTCtataatatttattcataaattaattataatagtcAGCAGCAACCGTTTTGTGTTAGatacaaaaaaagtacaatttttacgCAACCTGTTTTTATGTTGTGGAATTATAGGAGGTAATCCATAACTATCAAAATAGTAACCCTTACCTACGTCACTGTGTTGCGCACCGCAGGGAACGGTATATTTCCATCGAGTTCATTGGATAATTCCTTGCTTCTAttggtaataacatttttttccttcttcTTCTAAGCCTTCTTCGTTGGTCTTCTTCTTCTATTGCGACTCGTTTTTGTGTTACCTAAAGCGTTATTTAAAGCACATTGGGAGGAAGTTTTCTGCTTTGCTCCATGATGAATATAGTAAACAGGTGACTGCTCTAGATTTGCATAAGATGGACATGCACTCTGGTCttcaaaatttagaatgaaaCGTGATAGAAGGTTTTctagaaattcgactttttctttGCCTCTGGTGTAAATTTTGTCTGCTGTTATTGCTATATCTTTTAGATCAGAATACACTTGACAAGACTGTGAAGCACCATCCTGCCATTCAATGCCATGAAATCGTTTAGaaagaaaattactttctaaTTTGACACATTTCGGTAATTGGCTAAAAGAATGAGGAGCAGTAACTATCCAATGACCAAAGTAATTATCAGAAATAGTAACAACTGCAACTTCCTTCGGTAAAAAATGTTCCCTTGTATCTCTGAATCCTTGAATAtcaataatgtaattcataattAAGCAAATAAGAATAACAACGTCGTTGCCAGTACCGTCACTCTCTTTGTCGATACGATACAGAGAAAGACTGAAAGACTACTGATGAAACTTGCACAGCTAAATGCGTTTTTATTAGGCTCCAAAATCGACCATTACCTGACGTGACGAGTCAATTTCAAGAATATTATCATATTCAGCGTATACAATACAATTAACAGTGTTGGTGCTTCTTCGAATCGTACTTCTATACGTACACTTCCATGTTTCACAAGATTCCAATGGCCATTATCATTTACATATAGGTCAGGTATCAAGTGAAAGGCAAAGAGACAATATCCATTAGCATAATCAGTTTTTGTAATAGAATTACCCTCGTTGAGAAAATGAATTCCTTTTCCTGAGAACAGCGTATGATATGCATCCACGTAGAGTTTGTCTTGGGTGAAATCAGGTTGTAGAGGTTTTGAAGGTACATGCACACCGTCAacatataatgaaaaataattaatcttataaTTCTGAAAGTTGAAAGGATTTGATCCAAAGTCGCCATTGAAGACTTTGTTGCTGACAAATCCTATAATCAATCGTTTAGGTAGTTGCCCTAATATAACATTATCTATAGTATGGCCATGAAATGCCGATTGCATCGTGATGGCCTTGACTTCAATTCTTGTTAAGGGATACTTTGCTGTAGATTTGGAAAGTGCTTTAGCGTGAGCGATTAGAATTCCTGGGCTGATTTTTGCACGTCGTACAAGAAGAGAAGCTTCCCAAATATGCAGGTTATGTGAGGTAGATTCACCCAAAAGAGAAAAAGAGTCACATGCACGTACAAGACGTAGTCTTACTTCCACACCattcagtaaaaatttttcttggttaaaaacatcGCAATGAAGGTGTCCTAGCAAAGTAAATACCTTCCCACCAGCAGTAAATGTTTTGCGTTTTGCTAGTCCTTTGTTACCATCAGTAATAATTTCGTTCATTTTGCCAGCTGTATCATCGTACCATAAAGCGGttgtcaaatgtgattttttggtaTCGGGACTGTAATTGAGAAGTATCTCTATATACGCTCTATAAGCATAGGCATCATTTGGTGGTGAAACAAGTTTTCCATTGAAATAAACATCGATCTGATTAAGCATAGAGTGCAGATTATTGTTTATAGTTCCAGGAGTAGTGTCTTCAGGCATTTGACCTGAGGCATTTGCTACGGGAAGCGTAAGCGGCAGAATACGTGCGCGTATAGTTAGCATAGTGTGCGCAAGGTCTATGTATTCATCGCCACTGCCCGGAACTACAAACTCTATAGGTGCAGAATCTCTAAAAGATGAAATGGGTTTGTAGTGTATCCAATTAGCTTGTTCGATGGTGGTTTGAGTGGGTGGTAATGAAAAGAGTTCCAACTCAAATTTCATGGATTCgcatgaatgagaatgtagaaaCGCCATACTTCACGTCCTTATTCAAAAATGTCAGCTACAGATCTagtcttcttttttttcaatgatgCCCTTCGTTTTTTCTTCCTATGGGAAGTATTCTTCTTCTTCCCACCTCCTCCTACTCTTTTTACTCGTCTTCGTCGACGTGTAGTGTTGCCCGGTATGCGAGCAGCGAGTAACTGAGCAATTCTTTTAAGTTACATAGGACTATATCCTGATCCTTTCATAAGACTATCAAGTTTTTCTTCtgcttttcttttcaaatttttaccagcTTGACGGGTATGTGTGCGAAAAGCTTCCGATAAGGGAGCGTTTCGCTCAAATACATCGGCAGCTATGCTTGTGCCTGTTTTTACTGCTTCCCTACCAACAGCCTTTGCTCCTTTTGACAAGAGAGGTAAGACTCTTCGACATAAATCTCAAGAAAACTACCTATTCCGTGACCTCTTTGGAATGGTGCTCCTACGTAAACGCGATCAATTCCTAATCTCCGTGATCCGCCAGTCTGTACGTCGAAATGGTCGTCATAATAGgccatttttctggttaaaatagcATTAATCAGTCAGTTCATGCTTTTAAAATGTAACGTCACTGTCAACGTCCCGTATTCAAATGGTATAGGGTTACCCTGATGATTTCTTAAATCAATTTCTATGGTTTGAAAGTTAGTATTCAAGAGTGGAATGTATTTTGCAGGAGAAAAAGTGTAAACTTTGATAGAGCCGTACGTATAATGCTCAGTTTCTATTGGAACTATACATAATAAGGGTGTCTGTACATTACCTGTAATActagggtggattgataagtttccggcctgaccaagaaaaacaacgtttttaagaattttttttttatttctcaacataatctcctccaaggctgatacatttctNNNNNNNNNNNNNNNNNNNNNNNNNNNNNNNNNNNNNNNNNNNNNNNNNNNNNNNNNNNNNNNNNNNNNNNNNNNNNNNNNNNNNNNNNNNNNNNNNNNNCACTTTTAATCTGCGGTCTTCCAGCACTATTTGATGGATTTTTTCGATCGTACCTGGAGTTGTGACCTCAACAGGGCGTCCTGAGCGAGGCTCATCAGAGGCctacctcaaggtaggcctagtggcgccatctcttggtcaggccggaaacttatcaatccacccacGTATATTGTTCACAAATATCCGTATAAACAAAGATCATATTAGGTAATCCATTACTGAGAGAAGCTGGTAGAGGAATACTAAGTAGCACTACATAAAAGTAATTCTTTATGATTAAACGATGTTTTTTAGGTTGGCAGCCGATATCCACGAGTTAAATTTTTCTGGATATCCAATCGaactaatcaaatattttttgttttttctgcgtcctttcttttttaaaactttattaaccTGAAAAAACTCTGTAGATATGTCTTTTTGCACTCTGCTCAACTCTTCTTGATAAAAGAATCCATCTATTTCTTCGTTttccaaatgacgcaaaatataCACAGCAGGTTGTCGTTTGAGTCTAtacgttcaattttaaaaaattcttcggaCCAACCACTCTTGTAACCCTTCTCAAAGGCAGCTTTCGCTCTACTGATACGTACAAGGTCCCCAACTCTGTATTTAACTTTTCGAATACGAGACTTGAATCTACTTGCAATATTAAACCACGCTTATGCAGCATAGTCAATACTGACATGAGAAGGTGCCAGTTTGATACTGGTGTGATAGGCTTTATTGTATGCATGCACTAAATGTTGTAAGATCTATGATGCGCCGAAAAGCAGCAATGACGGAAGTGTTACTCTACTTGTCTTTCATGGGTTCGACCCAGGCGTATTTACTCAAAACATCAATTACGAATAATAAAAATGTCACATTATCGTTATATGCTTTAAGAGATCGCATGTCAATTAAGTCTGCCTCCCAGACGCTTTCGAACGATAATACTGTATAATGACGTCTAGGAAATTTACGTcttacttttttgtttagtatATGCGTTCTGTTCCTCAAGCCAATCTAATATTCGACCCTTTGATTCTCTCTTCTTTCTTACAAGGTGACGGGCACTGCTTTAAATCTAGGATTAAATAACCATGAGCTTGAGCAGTAGCATCGTTATAAACTTCTTGCAACAATTTAGGATTTTCAGGACATAATTGACGAGCCAAGTGTTGAATCTGAGCTCGATCACGTGGAAGACCTTCACGAAATTCAATGCCAGTTCGATACTCTGCGTATGATGGCTGCTATTCTGAATAGTAAAAGAGAATTCTGTCAAATTTAGTGTCCCTCATTCTATCAaggtgttaaaaaattttttttacaaaaaatgtattcccaCAACCCGTTGGACCGCAAATCATTGCGGTCCATGGATGCTTCCAGCGCGTATCCATCGTGACAAATGACTCAATAATTAACAATACgtgttattatatatatatatatacttactTTAGCTTCTACCATCAGAGATTCCGCGATCGTCCCCGTCGCCTCCACGCTGGGCCCCTGCCGCGGGGTGTGCTTGCGCGCCTTGTAAGCTAATTGGCGCGCTTACGCGCCGCTACGACAGAGAAAAGCTTTTCTCTATGATGAGCTATTTTCGTACTAGCTAATGCGTTTGATAAGCTGAAACGTGATTATTATCCTTTTTGTTGAACTGATTatgtattttaaatcctttataaACTTATATTATCGAGCCTGTCATTACTTGTCTGCAATTTTAAGAAGTACAAGAAAAGAGTAAATAAAGGAAAacgttttttatcaataaaaactatatatttgatTGTTTTACTACCTGCAATGAGTACATTTACATTTATATGATGACGAACATGAATACAATGATAACAGTAAACAAAGAATGAATGTTCTCTCTCTTgcttaaagatttttcatttacttatatttttgaatattactaTCTGTatgcatatacatatacatagTTGCATTTggtacattttacatttttacattacattacatttttattatgacTTTCTTCAATGTTTAAATCCATATGGAAGAGTACCATATGCCCCATGTGGCCGTCTCTTCATATTTAAAGGTTTACATGCTTTTATTTCTCTCTTGGTGATTACGTCATGAAATTCAGTACGACGAATACAATCATATGCAAGAAGAATAGGCTCATTCGTTTCACCTACAATAAAAGATCTGATCGTTGAGAAATTAATTAGTTTCGATGAAgtaaaatttagtgaaattcctTTGACCTTGCAAACTTGTGTTTCGCTACCATCGGGTTTTTCATAATGTACGCATAAAATTTCGGACCTCCAGATACAAATGCTTTTATGTAACTACCTACTGTAACTACCTTTTATATAAATACATGAATCTGTAGCAAAGTAAAGCACGCGTTCACCGAGTTTCTCTAGGTTAGAGTATAGTTTCAATCGCGCTTGCGCTGTTGTGTAAGCGGCTGTAGTTACATTGGTAACTTGAGAAGGAACAGCAGCCTCTTTTATATTGCTCCATGAAACATATATTACGTCTTCGTTTACTGGTATGTTTTCTGTCAACTCAATTTCTGAACTTGTAAGAAGTTCAATCAATCTTTCACGCGTAGTGACAATTTCTGTTTTTGACATATTTTCCCTTTGGCCAAATTTTCCCCAGAACGAATTCAAACAAAGTTTAGCAACAGAACATAGGCCTGGATCAGAGGATATATTATTAGGTTCAAGAGTAATACCTTCTGCTTTCTCATATGTAGCTAAATAATTGGCTTTTGTTTCAGCAATGTTACATTCAGATGGCCATCCACTAGCCTcttgtttgattttcaaaaaagtattcacGTAATTAGCAAAGAGTCCACCCTTGTGCGTAACAGGATTATATTGCGTAGTTTGATACTTCCAAATTTCATAAACAGCAATGATTTTGTAACCCTTCTGCGCGGCTTTTCTTATCTCATCCATTACCCATGTAACCGAAAATTAACGATCTTGAGGATTTTGATACATACAGTCATTTAGCTGCAGTTCTTCACAACAGGTGCGACAAAgcggaaaaagtgaattttcatgcATTCTAACGGGGAGAACAGGAAGATAAAGATTTACAGGTGCAAGAATTGTACACTTTACAAGACCTTCGATATTTGATAGATCAGGATTTGTTACTGATAAGTCTATAAGTTGACTACACGCATCGCCAATTAAAATAACGGGATGCCCTATAGGAAATTTTccagttttcaaaatataaagatACAAAGAACATAcatcaatataatttattttctctttaCCCCTCACTTCCTAAAGAGAAACTAGATTTTCAGTTCTCCCCCCATAGAATGCGTCTCTAGCCTTAAGTGTTGAATGAACGAGGAGTAGATTTGGAGAAAGGAGGAGGGCTTGCTCAGTCGTTTCTTTTATTCTCTCGTACTCACACTCCCACAATTCTTCGAGTATATATTCACACGAACGAATTTTTACTGATGTAGCCAACGTTTTCTCATAACGTGAATCCATAGATTCCCCCCTTGAGTCACTAACATCGCGATTGATCCTGTAACATTTTACGCATCCATGCCAATAGCAACCATAAAATTGTAATACTACTTTCTAATTGTGTGCTGTTTTATAATAACCATCAACGCAAATACCATTACTAAGACACATTTCACGAGTATTCCCGGCATGCTTAATATTTTGACCGAGCTCGTTCTCTTTCTATAGAAGCCATTCTATAGCTTTATCGGACTGTTTGTCGGCAAAGCAATAGCCACCTACTGATAAAATACCTATCATATTATCTGCTAAATggttattttctgaaaatctttgaaCACGCAGATGCTATTGTTAAAACCTTCTCAAAAAGACATACGTTTCcacatttaagaaatatattgcGAAAAACGATACATGCTCTTCGCAAAATTTCTACATCTACTTTACAATTATCAACCAACtctttagcaaaatcaaaaaccTATCCTGCTTCTTTTGCTTTATTGTACCAACGATAACATACGTTTTAACGATCTGCTGTTATACTATCAGGCTCATAATATTTCTCCTCACCTAACGGACCTACGTACTCCTGATTTGAAGGAATATTAAATATATGAGGAAAGATTTCTTTCTTCATAATATCAGGTAATCCAAATGCCTTTGGCAGTGCACTTAACGGcatatttagataatttaaactatttagaaataCCTTTTTGCAGTACGCATCACGATAACACTTGTGCCTCTCAATATTACTGAAGGGGGTTGGATCgactttttatttctaactaGGTATTTTAGTATAAACTGCGAATCAAATCCCCTAGCGTTTTGAGCAATTCATAttactggattaaaaaaaaactagtttttctagTCGCTAATTCAGCTAATTCCTTCACGGCATCTAATCTGAAAATAAACTCATGTGTACCAGAGTACTGACACAACGTTTTTATATTATCATTCCCTATGCATGTATAACATAATTGATGAGCTACACATAAATTCGGTACATGAAGTTTCACGTTTGGTAAATCCGTGAAATTTCGATTTTGATGGGtttcaaaatcataataaaatataaagtgttcttttttgaattaaaagtgaatTCTTAATTGGTCTCATGTAACATAAGAAAGATATATAACATAAATGCCCATATGGTACTAAAACTTtgcaaattttgtagaaaacttttcCACATGCATGCTCACCTTGTACgataattttcatacaaactgAACATGTTACCCATGCTTTGCAAACACTCACTCGTGGCATATATG
The sequence above is drawn from the Belonocnema kinseyi isolate 2016_QV_RU_SX_M_011 chromosome 7, B_treatae_v1, whole genome shotgun sequence genome and encodes:
- the LOC117176708 gene encoding uncharacterized protein F54H12.2-like, which codes for MAFLHSHSCESMKFELELFSLPPTQTTIEQANWIHYKPISSFRDSAPIEFVVPGSGDEYIDLAHTMLTIRARILPLTLPVANASGQMPEDTTPGTINNNLHSMLNQIDVYFNGKLVSPPNDAYAYRAYIEILLNYSPDTKKSHLTTALWYDDTAGKMNEIITDGNKGLAKRKTFTAGGKVFTLLGHLHCDVFNQEKFLLNGVEVRLRLVRACDSFSLLGESTSHNLHIWEASLLVRRAKISPGILIAHAKALSKSTAKYPLTRIEVKAITMQSAFHGHTIDNVILGQLPKRLIIGFVSNKVFNGDFGSNPFNFQNYKINYFSLYVDGVHVPSKPLQPDFTQDKLYVDAYHTLFSGKGIHFLNEGNSITKTDYANGYCLFAFHLIPDLYVNDNGHWNLVKHGSVRIEVRFEEAPTLLIVLYTLNMIIFLKLTRHVR